In the Candidatus Electrothrix sp. GW3-4 genome, one interval contains:
- a CDS encoding sodium:solute symporter family protein, whose protein sequence is MSLQAMTYLVVGATFALYIFIAIKARAGTTGEFYVAGKGVHPVLNGMATGADWMSAASFISMAGLIAFKGYDASVFLMGWTGGYCLLAMLLAPYLRKYGKFTVPEFIGDRYYSNTARVVAVICLIVASLTYVIGQMKGIGVAFSRFLELPYEVGLGVGMVIVFIYAVLGGMKGVTYTQIAQYCVLIFAYTVPAVFISLQLTDNPLPQLGLGGELKGSGMFLLEKLDKTLVDLGFTQYTTQNGSTLNIFLYTMSLMIGTAGLPHVITRFFTVPKVKDARSSVGWSLVFIAILYTTAPAVGAMARLNLMETIRPTSTAQAAQQSEGEWLKYEERPQWFKNWEKTGLLVHEDKNGDGRIQYVGPNYEGVENEMVKVDRDIMVLANPEIAKLPNWVIALVAAGGIAAALSTAAGLLLAISSSISHDLLKGIIAKNMSDKGELMAGRIAMAGAIAVAGWFGLHPPGFAAQVVALAFGLAASSIFPALMMGVFVKRVNNIGAVCGMLSGLLITLVYIFWFKGWFFVADTAMAANTPENWFLGISPEAFGAVGALVNFAIAYLVSRITPEPPEHIQHLIEDIRVPGVMQR, encoded by the coding sequence ATGAGTTTACAAGCAATGACCTATCTGGTGGTGGGCGCCACCTTTGCCCTCTATATCTTTATTGCCATCAAGGCCCGGGCCGGGACCACCGGTGAGTTCTATGTTGCTGGCAAGGGCGTGCATCCGGTGCTCAACGGTATGGCCACTGGTGCAGACTGGATGTCTGCGGCCTCGTTTATCTCCATGGCCGGACTCATCGCCTTTAAGGGCTATGATGCGTCTGTTTTTCTGATGGGCTGGACAGGCGGCTACTGTTTGTTGGCCATGCTTCTGGCCCCGTACCTGCGGAAATACGGGAAGTTTACCGTTCCTGAATTTATCGGTGATCGGTATTATTCCAATACTGCTCGAGTCGTTGCGGTTATCTGTCTGATCGTAGCTTCTTTGACCTATGTTATCGGGCAAATGAAGGGTATCGGTGTGGCCTTTTCCCGCTTTCTTGAACTCCCCTATGAAGTAGGCCTGGGTGTCGGTATGGTTATCGTCTTCATCTATGCTGTTCTCGGTGGCATGAAGGGCGTTACCTACACTCAGATCGCTCAGTACTGCGTGCTGATCTTTGCCTACACCGTACCTGCGGTCTTTATCTCCCTCCAGCTCACCGATAATCCCCTGCCCCAGCTCGGCCTTGGTGGAGAGCTGAAGGGGTCTGGTATGTTCCTGTTGGAGAAACTGGATAAGACCCTGGTTGATCTGGGCTTTACCCAGTACACGACCCAGAACGGCTCGACCCTGAATATCTTTCTCTATACCATGTCCCTGATGATCGGGACGGCCGGTCTTCCTCATGTTATCACCCGCTTCTTTACCGTGCCTAAGGTAAAGGATGCCCGTTCTTCTGTGGGTTGGTCCCTGGTCTTTATCGCCATCCTCTACACCACGGCCCCTGCGGTAGGTGCTATGGCCCGCCTGAATCTGATGGAGACCATTCGTCCCACCAGTACGGCGCAGGCTGCCCAGCAAAGTGAAGGCGAGTGGCTCAAATACGAGGAGCGTCCGCAATGGTTTAAGAACTGGGAAAAAACCGGTCTGCTGGTCCATGAAGATAAGAATGGTGATGGCAGGATCCAGTATGTTGGCCCCAACTATGAAGGGGTTGAGAACGAAATGGTCAAGGTTGACCGGGATATCATGGTCCTTGCCAATCCTGAGATTGCGAAACTGCCCAACTGGGTCATTGCCCTGGTTGCTGCCGGTGGTATTGCCGCAGCCCTGTCCACCGCTGCGGGCCTCTTGCTGGCCATCTCTTCTTCCATCTCTCATGATCTCCTCAAAGGCATTATTGCAAAGAACATGAGTGATAAAGGCGAGCTCATGGCCGGTCGTATCGCTATGGCCGGTGCTATCGCTGTGGCTGGTTGGTTTGGTCTCCATCCTCCAGGATTTGCCGCCCAGGTTGTTGCTCTGGCCTTTGGTCTGGCGGCCTCCTCCATCTTCCCTGCTCTGATGATGGGTGTTTTTGTCAAGCGGGTGAATAATATCGGTGCAGTTTGTGGTATGCTATCCGGTCTGCTGATTACCTTGGTATACATCTTCTGGTTCAAGGGCTGGTTCTTTGTGGCTGATACTGCAATGGCCGCCAATACCCCTGAGAACTGGTTCCTCGGGATTTCACCTGAGGCCTTTGGTGCAGTCGGGGCCTTGGTGAACTTTGCCATTGCCTACCTGGTCTCCCGCATTACCCCGGAACCGCCAGAGCATATCCAGCACCTCATTGAGGATATCCGCGTTCCCGGCGTTATGCAGCGATAA
- a CDS encoding DUF4212 domain-containing protein — translation MSSDSQEYWKANIRLVIGCLVVWFIVSYGCGILFAPALNSIHILGGYPLGFWFAQQGSIYSFVILVFFYAWRMNQLDRKFGVQED, via the coding sequence ATGAGCAGTGATTCGCAAGAATACTGGAAGGCGAACATCCGCTTGGTGATCGGATGTCTGGTTGTCTGGTTCATCGTGTCCTATGGTTGCGGCATACTCTTTGCCCCGGCATTGAATAGCATTCATATTTTGGGCGGCTATCCGCTTGGTTTCTGGTTTGCCCAGCAAGGGTCTATCTACAGCTTTGTCATACTTGTCTTTTTTTATGCCTGGCGTATGAATCAGCTGGATCGTAAATTCGGTGTACAGGAAGATTAA
- a CDS encoding 3'-5' exonuclease: MLSLDPPHPVLRRNKEQFLHFNQGAPLTDYSFVVCDTELTGLNKRKDEIISIGAVRIVNLQIELDQTFHRYIRPVHINPNEATLIHRITPEELKRADSAAEVLPDFIEFCDNSLIVGHFVGLDMSFLNKAARQLLGGTLSNPGIDTMRLARRYKDSGKIDHYGHHDHASSYTLDALTKEFGLPLFKPHDALEDALQTAYLFLYLVKKIRDGGIHSLKELYRAGRIRG; the protein is encoded by the coding sequence ATGCTCTCTCTCGACCCTCCGCATCCTGTCCTGCGCAGAAACAAAGAGCAGTTTCTTCATTTTAACCAGGGCGCGCCCCTGACGGACTACAGCTTTGTGGTCTGCGACACCGAATTGACTGGTCTGAATAAACGGAAAGACGAGATCATCTCCATTGGCGCTGTCCGGATCGTCAATCTCCAGATTGAGCTGGACCAGACCTTTCATCGCTACATCCGTCCGGTGCATATTAATCCCAATGAGGCGACCCTGATCCACCGGATTACCCCGGAAGAACTGAAAAGGGCGGACAGTGCTGCCGAGGTCCTGCCTGATTTTATTGAGTTCTGCGATAACAGCCTGATCGTGGGCCATTTTGTTGGCCTGGATATGTCCTTTCTCAATAAGGCCGCCCGTCAGCTCCTGGGCGGGACCCTGTCCAATCCTGGGATTGACACCATGCGGCTCGCCCGTCGCTATAAGGACAGTGGTAAGATCGATCATTACGGACATCACGACCACGCTTCCTCCTATACCCTTGATGCGCTCACCAAAGAATTTGGCCTTCCTCTTTTTAAACCTCATGATGCATTAGAAGATGCCCTCCAAACAGCCTATCTCTTTTTATATCTTGTGAAAAAAATCCGAGACGGAGGTATTCACTCCTTGAAAGAGTTGTACCGGGCCGGAAGAATTCGTGGCTGA
- a CDS encoding DUF294 nucleotidyltransferase-like domain-containing protein, which produces MAADVHSLAPEVVVDFFAKIMPFTELDHETLHRMARHVKVDFFPKGTQLLHAGETEISHLFFIQQGGVKSFIIDDEGEVTLKDYRGEGDYIGALAIIRGTKANLEVETVEDTFCFLLPKAVFLDLINSQPGFSQYYLKSFSEKFVNTAYVELRRHKMTRRGDENLYLFSMQVGDIVKKPLRKLSVDSTIQQAAQQMATHRVASLLIHQPEAADEIIGIVTDRDLRSKVLAPGLAYTEPVRQIMSSPLATVLSQSTCFDALLKMMSCSIHHLAVERRRKIVGVITSHDITLIQGISPYSLFKEVGKQQKIAGLYPLSKKIPEMIRNLIKEGAKSGNISRMISILNDHILERLLTLLEEEMGPPPLPYCWLIMGSEGRREQTFKTDQDNAIIYADPKNEQQGREAEAYFARLARKAIDHLVECGYPLCPGEIMAVNPKWCQPLSVWKGYFADWVSSPDPQELLHATIFFDFRAGFGKVSFADELRQYLMELTERQELYLLHLANQCLSGRTPLSFFRNFIVEKNGEHKNKLDIKQQGITPFVNFARILALRHGVRETNTLARLHVLAKENILDESLWVKAVDAYEMQMQLRIIHQLNQIEAGAEPDNYIAPDELSELEKRMLRDAFEVIDRLHSVLKTMFPTP; this is translated from the coding sequence ATGGCAGCAGATGTACATTCGTTGGCCCCTGAAGTCGTGGTTGATTTTTTCGCCAAAATCATGCCCTTTACAGAGCTTGACCATGAAACCCTGCATCGGATGGCGCGGCATGTAAAGGTTGATTTCTTTCCCAAAGGGACGCAGCTGCTCCATGCCGGTGAAACAGAGATCTCCCATCTTTTTTTTATTCAGCAAGGGGGGGTGAAATCCTTTATCATCGACGACGAAGGCGAGGTCACCCTCAAGGATTACCGGGGCGAGGGGGATTATATCGGGGCTCTTGCCATTATCCGGGGGACCAAGGCCAACCTTGAAGTGGAGACCGTTGAGGATACCTTCTGCTTCCTCCTTCCCAAAGCGGTCTTTCTTGACCTGATCAACAGCCAGCCTGGTTTCTCTCAGTATTATCTGAAAAGCTTCTCGGAAAAATTTGTCAACACGGCCTATGTCGAGCTGCGGCGCCATAAGATGACCCGCCGGGGTGACGAGAATCTCTACCTTTTTTCCATGCAGGTCGGTGATATTGTCAAAAAACCTCTTCGTAAGCTCTCCGTAGACAGTACTATCCAGCAGGCAGCGCAGCAGATGGCAACCCATCGTGTGGCCTCGTTACTCATTCATCAACCTGAAGCAGCGGACGAGATTATCGGCATTGTTACGGATAGGGACTTGCGCTCAAAGGTCCTTGCCCCCGGCCTGGCGTACACGGAGCCGGTTCGACAGATCATGTCCTCACCCCTTGCCACGGTGCTCTCCCAGTCCACCTGTTTTGATGCCCTGCTCAAGATGATGTCCTGTTCGATTCATCATCTTGCTGTGGAACGACGGAGAAAGATTGTTGGGGTCATTACCTCCCATGATATTACCCTGATCCAGGGCATATCCCCGTATTCTCTCTTTAAGGAGGTCGGCAAACAGCAAAAGATCGCCGGACTCTATCCCCTCTCCAAAAAGATTCCCGAAATGATCCGTAATCTGATCAAGGAGGGAGCCAAGTCGGGCAATATCTCCCGGATGATCTCCATCCTCAATGATCATATCCTGGAGCGCCTGCTGACCCTGCTTGAAGAGGAGATGGGCCCGCCGCCGCTCCCGTATTGCTGGCTCATCATGGGCTCTGAGGGGAGACGGGAGCAGACCTTTAAAACCGATCAGGACAACGCCATTATCTATGCAGACCCCAAGAACGAACAGCAGGGCAGGGAGGCTGAGGCCTATTTTGCCCGCCTTGCCCGCAAGGCGATAGATCATTTAGTGGAATGCGGGTATCCCCTTTGTCCGGGTGAGATCATGGCGGTTAACCCAAAATGGTGCCAGCCCCTTTCCGTTTGGAAGGGCTATTTCGCGGACTGGGTATCCTCTCCTGACCCTCAGGAACTCCTGCATGCTACGATATTTTTTGACTTCCGGGCTGGCTTCGGTAAAGTGTCCTTTGCTGATGAGCTTCGTCAGTATTTGATGGAGTTGACTGAGCGACAGGAGCTTTACCTGCTCCACCTTGCCAACCAATGCCTGTCTGGCAGAACACCGCTGTCCTTTTTCAGAAACTTCATCGTAGAAAAGAACGGTGAGCATAAGAATAAGCTGGATATCAAGCAGCAGGGGATAACGCCTTTTGTCAATTTTGCCAGGATCCTCGCTCTCAGGCATGGGGTGCGGGAGACCAATACCCTGGCCCGTCTCCATGTTCTTGCCAAAGAAAATATTCTTGATGAGTCCCTCTGGGTCAAGGCCGTTGATGCCTATGAGATGCAGATGCAGCTCCGTATTATCCATCAGCTTAATCAGATAGAAGCTGGGGCAGAACCGGATAACTATATTGCCCCGGATGAGCTCTCGGAGTTGGAAAAACGAATGCTCCGGGACGCCTTTGAGGTGATTGATCGCTTGCACAGTGTTTTGAAAACAATGTTTCCCACCCCCTGA
- a CDS encoding DUF3592 domain-containing protein, producing MYLNGRKRAIPVSVWINVFFGGFANQFGWIFFGFGMIFFWLFACNADMSFLLFSGERVTVQGVITESRETNASENEESIYENHYTFVDANGKRIQDFSYVTGKWLREGAEVTVEYPEGRPYYSRIQGMRRRMFGPAALLVLIFPLVGLVFLLFGLAKALRVAKLLQQGIPTKGKLLTKEATNTTINEQRVYKFTFAFQDRSGRRFEVVEKTHKVALLQDDREESLLYLQDNPEKAVLLDSLPGSPKIDRQGAVQSTPLGRAFLQLVFPVLVLAGHGAYIYFTFFR from the coding sequence ATGTATTTGAACGGTCGGAAAAGGGCCATCCCGGTCTCTGTTTGGATCAACGTCTTTTTTGGAGGCTTTGCCAATCAGTTTGGCTGGATATTCTTTGGCTTTGGTATGATCTTCTTTTGGCTCTTCGCCTGCAATGCTGATATGTCCTTTCTCCTTTTTTCCGGGGAACGCGTTACTGTTCAGGGCGTCATAACCGAGTCTCGGGAAACAAATGCATCCGAGAATGAGGAATCGATTTACGAAAATCATTATACCTTTGTTGATGCAAACGGGAAAAGGATACAAGATTTTTCCTATGTAACAGGAAAATGGTTGAGAGAGGGCGCTGAGGTCACTGTCGAGTATCCTGAAGGGAGACCCTATTATTCGCGGATACAGGGGATGCGAAGAAGGATGTTTGGGCCTGCGGCCTTGCTGGTTCTCATTTTTCCGTTGGTCGGGTTGGTGTTTCTTCTCTTTGGGCTGGCAAAGGCCCTCCGGGTCGCCAAGCTTCTCCAGCAGGGCATCCCTACGAAAGGGAAGCTCCTCACAAAAGAGGCGACAAACACAACGATCAACGAACAGAGGGTCTATAAATTCACCTTTGCCTTTCAAGACAGAAGCGGCAGGCGATTCGAGGTTGTCGAGAAGACGCATAAGGTTGCCTTGCTCCAAGACGATCGTGAAGAGAGCCTGCTCTATCTGCAAGATAACCCGGAGAAGGCAGTTCTTTTGGATAGCCTGCCTGGCTCGCCCAAAATCGATAGACAAGGCGCAGTACAATCCACCCCGTTGGGGCGTGCTTTTCTCCAGCTTGTATTCCCCGTGCTTGTTTTGGCCGGGCACGGTGCCTATATTTATTTTACGTTCTTCCGGTAA
- the ricT gene encoding regulatory iron-sulfur-containing complex subunit RicT, whose protein sequence is MTENKEPQSVEPFFRKEADADCSEKKTYYRVRFRELGQEYTALSTEPELGKGDVVMAETEHCLEPVIVISRTSGGTDPNIKRGFSYKILRRVTAEEKKKYETLPALEKQAASFCRKCIKKHSLSMHLVRAERFFNGSKVIFYFTAENRVDFRELVKDLVQEFRTRVEMRQIGVRHETKMTGGIGACGRELCCTSFLQKFDSVSIKMAKTQDLPLNPAKISGVCNRLLCCLTYEFDNYKTIKREMPRVGRLLNYEGTVYRVVRIFALQGTVLAVSREDGELLMTEEQWRAATPVSRQVPQKGGKAKGGKKGGQRKKGKQEENSD, encoded by the coding sequence ATGACGGAAAACAAAGAACCACAGTCTGTTGAGCCGTTTTTCAGGAAGGAAGCAGATGCCGATTGTTCAGAGAAAAAAACATATTACCGTGTTCGTTTTCGTGAGCTAGGGCAGGAATACACTGCCCTGAGCACAGAGCCTGAGCTGGGTAAGGGTGATGTTGTGATGGCGGAGACAGAGCATTGCCTTGAGCCGGTGATAGTTATCAGTCGGACATCAGGGGGAACAGACCCAAATATCAAGAGGGGCTTTTCCTACAAGATTCTCCGGCGTGTCACTGCTGAGGAGAAGAAAAAATACGAGACCCTGCCCGCCCTGGAGAAACAGGCCGCCTCTTTTTGCCGGAAATGTATAAAAAAACATTCGTTATCCATGCATCTGGTCCGGGCGGAGCGTTTTTTTAACGGTTCCAAGGTGATCTTTTATTTCACCGCAGAAAATCGGGTGGATTTTCGGGAACTGGTCAAAGATCTGGTACAGGAATTCAGGACCAGGGTGGAAATGCGCCAGATCGGCGTCCGGCACGAGACTAAGATGACCGGCGGCATTGGGGCCTGTGGCCGGGAGTTATGCTGCACTTCGTTTTTACAGAAGTTTGATTCTGTCTCCATCAAGATGGCCAAGACCCAGGATCTGCCCCTGAACCCGGCCAAGATTTCCGGGGTCTGCAATCGGCTGCTCTGTTGCCTGACCTATGAATTTGATAACTACAAGACCATTAAGCGGGAAATGCCCCGTGTTGGTCGCCTGCTGAATTATGAAGGGACTGTCTATCGGGTGGTGCGTATCTTTGCCCTGCAAGGGACGGTTTTGGCTGTCTCTCGCGAGGACGGCGAATTGTTAATGACCGAGGAGCAGTGGCGGGCAGCAACCCCGGTGAGCCGTCAAGTGCCCCAAAAAGGCGGCAAGGCAAAGGGTGGCAAAAAGGGAGGACAACGGAAAAAAGGAAAACAAGAAGAAAACTCTGATTAG